From a region of the Tursiops truncatus isolate mTurTru1 chromosome 2, mTurTru1.mat.Y, whole genome shotgun sequence genome:
- the MAPKBP1 gene encoding mitogen-activated protein kinase-binding protein 1 isoform X1, which yields MLFCFVLFCLRYVGLSLLWPLLLRSTGSATMAHGPSCSVACGIFPDRGTNPCPLHRQADSQSLRHQGSPVTLEKVLGITVSGGRGLACDPRSGLVAYPAGCVVVLFNPRKHKQHHILNSSRKTITALAFSPDGKYLVTGESGHMPAVRVWDVAEHSQVAELQEHKYGVACVAFSPSAKYIVSVGYQHDMIVNVWAWKKNIVVASNKVSSRVTAVSFSEDCSYFVTAGNRHIKFWYLDDSKTSKVNATVPLLGRSGLLGELRNNLFTDVACGRGRKADSTFCITSSGLLCEFSDRRLLDKWVELRTTVAYCISVSQDYIFCGCADGTVRLFNPSNLHFLSTLPRPHALGTDIASVTEASRLFSGVANARYPDTIALTFDPTNQWLSCVYNDHSIYVWDVRDPKKVGKVYSALYHSSCVWSVEVYPEVKDSNQACLPPSSFITCSSDNTIRLWNTESSGVHGSTLHRNILSNDLIKIIYVDGNTQALLDTELPGGDKADGSLMDPRVGIRSVCISPNGQHLASGDRVGTLRVHELQSLNEMLKVDAHDSEILCLEYSKPDTGLKLLASASRDRLIHVLDAGREYSLQQTLDEHSSSITAVKFAASDGQVRMISCGADKSIYFRTAQKSGDGVQFTRTHHVVRKTTLYDMDVEPSWKYTAIGCQDRNIRIFNISSGKQKKLFKGSQGEDGTLIKVQTDPSGIYIATSCSDKNLSIFDFSSGECVATMFGHSEIVTGMKFSNDCKHLISVSGDSCIFVWRLSSEMTISMRQRLADLRQHQRGGKQQGPSSPQRAAGPNRHEAPSMLSPGLALSSDSDKEGEDEGTEEEELPALPILAKGTKKEPASVPSAALPRSLSHWEMSRAQETEEFLDPAPAANQGPRRRGRWAQPGVELSVRSMLDLRQLEALAPTPRGPSQDSPAVSPSGPGKHGWQAPETSHAGQNEKRPRPQASQPCSCPHIIRLLSQDEGVFAQELEPAPIEDGIVYPEPSDSPTLDTSEFQVQAPARGTLGRVYAGSRGSEKHSPDSACSVDFSSSRLSSPEHPNEDSESTEPLSVDGISSDLEEPAEGDEEEEEEEGGTGPYGVQEGSPHTPDQEQFLKQHFETLANGAAPGGPVRVPERTESRSISSRFLLQVQSPGLREPSPSSSSLAMTSRPAQVPQASGEQLRGSGANPPGAPPEAGPSLGNPGPQQAAPVLLPRRRLNRDSSWAPKRVATASTSGGLQKAQSVQSLVPQDEAPPPGPLLLQEMEAQERLCSLPQADSRLSQPHSYRNPTTSSMAKISRSISVGENLGLAAEPQAPAPIRVSPLSKLALPSRAHLVLDIPKPLPDRPTLATFSPATKGQAPGEAEQPGPPVGLAKAHSTSERRACLGEGATPKPRTEGQAQPGPNSPRAQQLPVSILLRGPESLQSPPPEKAPSPVECTRPGAAQSRDSEPAVSLEQCEQLVAELQGSVRQAVQLYHLVASCKTPSAEQSRITQLLRNTFSSVRQELEALAGAVLSSPGGSPGTAGAEQTQALLEQYSELLLRAVERRMERRL from the exons GTGACCTTGGAGAAGGTGCTTGGAATAACAGTGTCTGGAGGCAGAGGACTTGCCTGTGATCCCCGATCGGGTTTAGTTGCCTACCCAGCTGG GTGTGTGGTCGTGCTGTTCAATCCCCGGAAACACAAACAGCACCACATCCTCAACAGTTCCAG GAAGACCATCACTGCCCTTGCCTTCTCCCCTGATGGCAAGTACTTGGTCACAGGAGAG AGTGGGCACATGCCTGCCGTGCGGGTTTGGGACGTGGCCGAGCATAGCCAGGTGGCGGAGCTGCAGGAGCATAAGTATGGCGTGGCTTGTGTGGCCTTCTCCCCTAGTGCCAAGTACATTGTCTCTGTGGGCTACCAACATGACATGATCGTCAACGTCTGGGCCTGGAAG aaaaacaTTGTGGTGGCCTCCAATAAGGTGTCCAGTCGGGTCACTGCGGTGTCCTTCTCTGAAGATTGTAGCTACTTTGTCACTGCTGGCAACCGGCACATCAAATTCTGGTACCTTGATGACAGTAAGACCTCAAAG GTGAATGCCACCGTGCCCCTGCTGGGCCGCTCTGGGCTGCTGGGGGAGCTGCGGAACAACCTGTTCACCGACGTGGCCTGTGGCCGAGGCAGGAAGGCGGACAGCACCTTCTGCATCACGTCCTCAGGGCTGCTGTGCGAGTTCAGTGATCGGAGGCTCTTGGATAAGTGGGTGGAGCTGAGA ACCACCGTGGCCTACTGCATCTCTGTGAGCCAGGACTACATCTTCTGTGGCTGCGCTGATGGCACCGTGCGCCTCTTCAACCCCTCTAACCTGCACTTCCTCAGCACCCTGCCCCGGCCCCATGCCCTGGGGACAGACATAGCCAGTGTCACAGAGGCCAG TCGCCTCTTCTCTGGAGTGGCGAATGCCAGGTATCCAGACACCATTGCCTTGACCTTTGATCCTACTAATCAGTGGCTGTCTTGTGTATACAACGACCACAGCATTTACGTTTGGGACGTGAGGGACCCCAAGAAAGTGGGCAAGGTGTACTCGGCTCTGTATCATTCCTCCTGCGTCTGGAGTGTGGAG GTCTACCCCGAAGTGAAGGACAGTAACCAGGCCTGCCTGCCCCCCAGTTCCTTTATCACCTGTTCTTCTGACAACACTATCCGCCTGTGGAACACAGAGAGCTCTGGGGTGCATGGCTCCACCCTGCACCGAAACATCCTCAGCAAT GACCTCATTAAGATCATCTATGTGGATGGGAACACTCAGGCCCTGCTGGACACTGAGCTGCCCGGGGGAGACAAAGCTGATGGGTCCCTGATGGATCCCCGAGTGGGCATTCGCTCTGTGTGTATCAGCCCCAACGGACAGCATCTCGCTTCAGGGGACCGTGTGGGCACACTCAG GGTGCATGAACTACAGTCCCTAAATGAGATGCTGAAGGTGGATGCCCATGACTCAGAAATTCTATGCCTGGAGTACTCTAAGCCAGACACAG GTCTGAAGCTCCTAGCATCAGCAAGCCGGGACCGGCTGATCCATGTGTTGGATGCTGGACGGGAGTACAGCCTACAGCAGACCTTGGACGAGCACTCATCCTCCATCACAGCTGTCAAGTTTGCAG CCAGCGATGGGCAAGTCCGCATGATAAGCTGTGGAGCAGACAAGAGCATCTACTTCCGCACTGCACAGAAG TCTGGAGATGGAGTACAGTTTACACGGACACACCACGTGGTACGGAAGACGACCCTCTATGACATGGATGTGGAGCCCAGCTGGAAGTACACAGCCATCGGCTGCCAGGATCGAAATATTCG GATATTTAACATCAGCAGCGGGAAGCAGAAGAAGCTGTTTAAAGGGTCGCAGGGTGAGGATGGCACTCTGATTAAG GTGCAGACAGACCCCTCAGGGATCTACATTGCTACCAGCTGTTCCGACAAGAACCTTTCCATTTTTGACTTCTCCTCAGGCGAGTGTGTGGCTACCATGTTTGGCCACTCAG AGATTGTCACTGGCATGAAATTTAGTAACGACTGCAAACATCTCATCTCTGTGTCAGGGGACAG CTGCATATTCGTGTGGCGCCTGAGCTCTGAGATGACCATCAGCATGAGGCAGCGTCTGGCCGACCTGCGGCAGCACCAGCGGGGGGGCAAGCAGCAAGGACCGTCCTCTCCCCAAAGGGCTGCTGGGCCCAACCG GCATGAGGCCCCATCGATGCTATCTCCTGGACTAGCTCTCTCATCAGACAGTGACAAGGAGGGAGAAGACGAGGGCACTGAAGAAGAAGAACTTCCAGCTCTGCCCATCCTTGCCAAGGGTACCAAGAAAGAGCCAG CCTCGGTGCCCAGCGCAGCCCTGCCCCGAAGCCTGTCCCACTGGGAGATGAGTCGG gCACAGGAGACAGAGGAGTTCCTGGATCCAGCTCCTGCAGCCAACCAAGGACCCAGAAGAAGGGGGCGCTGGGCTCAGCCAGGCGTGGAGCTGAGTGTTCGCTCCATGCTGGACCTGCGGCAGCTGGAGGCGCTGGCCCCAACTCCTCGGGGCCCTAGCCAGGACTCTCCGGCTGTGAGCCCTTCAGGTCCTGGGAAGCATGGTTGGCAGGCCCCTGAGACCTCACATGCTGGCCAG AATGAAAAGCGCCCCCGgcctcaggcttcccaacccTGTTCCTGCCCCCACATTATCCGATTGTTGTCCCAAGATGAAGGGGTCTTTGCCCAAGAACTGGAGCCTGCACCCATCGAAGACGGTATTGTCTACCCGGAGCCGAGTGACAGCCCCACCCTGGATACCAG TGAGTTCCAGGTGCAGGCACCAGCCCGAGGGACCCTGGGAAGAGTGTACGCCGGCAGCAGGGGCTCAGAGAAGCACAGCCCTGACAGTGCCTGCTCCGTGGACTTCAGCAGCAGTCGCCTTTCCAGCCCTGAGCATCCCAATGAAG ACTCCGAGAGCACGGAGCCCCTGAGTGTGGATGGCATTTCCTCAGACCTTGAAGAGCCAGCCGAGGgtgatgaggaagaggaggaagaggagggaggcacTGGCCCCTACGGGGTGCAGGAAGGCAGCCCCCATACCCCGGACCAGGAGCAGTTTCTAAAACAGCACTTTGAGACTCTGGCCAATGGGGCTGCTCCAG GGGGCCCAGTCCGGGTACCAGAGCGGACAGAGTCTCGGAGCATCTCCTCACGATTCCTGTTGCAAGTGCAGAGCCCCGGACTCAG GGAACCATCCCCATCTTCCTCAAGCCTGGCAATGACATCAAGGCCAGCCCAGGTGCCGCAGGCTTCTGGCGAGCAGCTGAGAGGCAGTGGTGCCAATCCTCCAGGAGCACCCCCGGAGGCGGGGCCTTCCCTCGGGAACCCTGGCCCCCAGCAGGCAGCCCCTGTGCTGTTGCCACGACGCCGTCTCAACCGGGACAGTAGCTGGGCCCCCAAGAGAGTGGCCACAGCCAGCACCTCAGGTGGACTCCAGAAAGCCCAGTCGGTGCAGAGTCTGGTGCCACAGG ATGAGGCCCCTCCACCAGGCCCGTTGCTCTTACAGGAGATGGAGGCCCAGGAGCGCCTGTGCTCCCTGCCCCAAGCTGACAGCCGTCTGTCTCAGCCCCACTCCTACCGGAACCCCACCACCAGTTCCATGGCCAAGATATCCCGCAGCATCTCTGTTGGGGAGAACCTGGGCCTGGCTGCCGAACCTCAAGCTCCTGCCCCCATCCGAGTCTCGCCACTCAGCAAGCTGGCCCTGCCCAGCCGGGCTCACCTGGTCCTGGATATCCCAAAGCCACTGCCTGATCGCCCTACCCTGGCCACATTCTCACCTGCTACCAAGGGCCAGGCCCCTGGTGAGGCAGAACAGCCTGGCCCCCCAGTGGGCCTAGCGAAGGCTCACAGTACATCTGAGAGACGGGCCTGTTTGGGGGAGGGTGCCACTCCCAAGCCTAGGACCGAGGGCCAGGCTCAGCCTGGGCCCAACAGTCCCCGTGCCCAGCAGCTGCCGGTCAGCATCCTCCTCCGAGGCCCTGAGAGCCTGCAGTCCCCACCCCCTGAGAAGGCTCCCAGCCCTGTGGAATGCACCAGGCCGGGGGCAGCCCAGAGCCGGGACTCAG AACCAGCCGTGAGCCTGGAGCAGTGCGAACAGCTTGTGGCAGAGCTACAGGGCAGTGTGCGCCAGGCCGTGCAGCTCTACCACTTG GTGGCCAGCTGCAAGACACCCTCAGCAGAGCAAAGTCGCATCACCCAGCTCCTCAGAAACACCTTCTCCTCCGTGCGGCAGGAGCTAGAGGCCCTGGCCGGGGCCGTGTTGTCCAGCCCAGGCGGGAGCCCTGGGACCGCGGGCGCCGAGCAGACACAGGCCCTGCTGGAGCAATACTCAGAGCTGCTGCTTCGAGCCGTGGAGCGGCGCATGGAACGCAGACTCTGA
- the MAPKBP1 gene encoding mitogen-activated protein kinase-binding protein 1 isoform X2 has translation MMAVEGSTITSRIKNLLRSPSIKLRRSKAGNRREDLSSKVTLEKVLGITVSGGRGLACDPRSGLVAYPAGCVVVLFNPRKHKQHHILNSSRKTITALAFSPDGKYLVTGESGHMPAVRVWDVAEHSQVAELQEHKYGVACVAFSPSAKYIVSVGYQHDMIVNVWAWKKNIVVASNKVSSRVTAVSFSEDCSYFVTAGNRHIKFWYLDDSKTSKVNATVPLLGRSGLLGELRNNLFTDVACGRGRKADSTFCITSSGLLCEFSDRRLLDKWVELRTTVAYCISVSQDYIFCGCADGTVRLFNPSNLHFLSTLPRPHALGTDIASVTEASRLFSGVANARYPDTIALTFDPTNQWLSCVYNDHSIYVWDVRDPKKVGKVYSALYHSSCVWSVEVYPEVKDSNQACLPPSSFITCSSDNTIRLWNTESSGVHGSTLHRNILSNDLIKIIYVDGNTQALLDTELPGGDKADGSLMDPRVGIRSVCISPNGQHLASGDRVGTLRVHELQSLNEMLKVDAHDSEILCLEYSKPDTGLKLLASASRDRLIHVLDAGREYSLQQTLDEHSSSITAVKFAASDGQVRMISCGADKSIYFRTAQKSGDGVQFTRTHHVVRKTTLYDMDVEPSWKYTAIGCQDRNIRIFNISSGKQKKLFKGSQGEDGTLIKVQTDPSGIYIATSCSDKNLSIFDFSSGECVATMFGHSEIVTGMKFSNDCKHLISVSGDSCIFVWRLSSEMTISMRQRLADLRQHQRGGKQQGPSSPQRAAGPNRHEAPSMLSPGLALSSDSDKEGEDEGTEEEELPALPILAKGTKKEPASVPSAALPRSLSHWEMSRAQETEEFLDPAPAANQGPRRRGRWAQPGVELSVRSMLDLRQLEALAPTPRGPSQDSPAVSPSGPGKHGWQAPETSHAGQNEKRPRPQASQPCSCPHIIRLLSQDEGVFAQELEPAPIEDGIVYPEPSDSPTLDTSEFQVQAPARGTLGRVYAGSRGSEKHSPDSACSVDFSSSRLSSPEHPNEDSESTEPLSVDGISSDLEEPAEGDEEEEEEEGGTGPYGVQEGSPHTPDQEQFLKQHFETLANGAAPGGPVRVPERTESRSISSRFLLQVQSPGLREPSPSSSSLAMTSRPAQVPQASGEQLRGSGANPPGAPPEAGPSLGNPGPQQAAPVLLPRRRLNRDSSWAPKRVATASTSGGLQKAQSVQSLVPQDEAPPPGPLLLQEMEAQERLCSLPQADSRLSQPHSYRNPTTSSMAKISRSISVGENLGLAAEPQAPAPIRVSPLSKLALPSRAHLVLDIPKPLPDRPTLATFSPATKGQAPGEAEQPGPPVGLAKAHSTSERRACLGEGATPKPRTEGQAQPGPNSPRAQQLPVSILLRGPESLQSPPPEKAPSPVECTRPGAAQSRDSEPAVSLEQCEQLVAELQGSVRQAVQLYHLVASCKTPSAEQSRITQLLRNTFSSVRQELEALAGAVLSSPGGSPGTAGAEQTQALLEQYSELLLRAVERRMERRL, from the exons GTGACCTTGGAGAAGGTGCTTGGAATAACAGTGTCTGGAGGCAGAGGACTTGCCTGTGATCCCCGATCGGGTTTAGTTGCCTACCCAGCTGG GTGTGTGGTCGTGCTGTTCAATCCCCGGAAACACAAACAGCACCACATCCTCAACAGTTCCAG GAAGACCATCACTGCCCTTGCCTTCTCCCCTGATGGCAAGTACTTGGTCACAGGAGAG AGTGGGCACATGCCTGCCGTGCGGGTTTGGGACGTGGCCGAGCATAGCCAGGTGGCGGAGCTGCAGGAGCATAAGTATGGCGTGGCTTGTGTGGCCTTCTCCCCTAGTGCCAAGTACATTGTCTCTGTGGGCTACCAACATGACATGATCGTCAACGTCTGGGCCTGGAAG aaaaacaTTGTGGTGGCCTCCAATAAGGTGTCCAGTCGGGTCACTGCGGTGTCCTTCTCTGAAGATTGTAGCTACTTTGTCACTGCTGGCAACCGGCACATCAAATTCTGGTACCTTGATGACAGTAAGACCTCAAAG GTGAATGCCACCGTGCCCCTGCTGGGCCGCTCTGGGCTGCTGGGGGAGCTGCGGAACAACCTGTTCACCGACGTGGCCTGTGGCCGAGGCAGGAAGGCGGACAGCACCTTCTGCATCACGTCCTCAGGGCTGCTGTGCGAGTTCAGTGATCGGAGGCTCTTGGATAAGTGGGTGGAGCTGAGA ACCACCGTGGCCTACTGCATCTCTGTGAGCCAGGACTACATCTTCTGTGGCTGCGCTGATGGCACCGTGCGCCTCTTCAACCCCTCTAACCTGCACTTCCTCAGCACCCTGCCCCGGCCCCATGCCCTGGGGACAGACATAGCCAGTGTCACAGAGGCCAG TCGCCTCTTCTCTGGAGTGGCGAATGCCAGGTATCCAGACACCATTGCCTTGACCTTTGATCCTACTAATCAGTGGCTGTCTTGTGTATACAACGACCACAGCATTTACGTTTGGGACGTGAGGGACCCCAAGAAAGTGGGCAAGGTGTACTCGGCTCTGTATCATTCCTCCTGCGTCTGGAGTGTGGAG GTCTACCCCGAAGTGAAGGACAGTAACCAGGCCTGCCTGCCCCCCAGTTCCTTTATCACCTGTTCTTCTGACAACACTATCCGCCTGTGGAACACAGAGAGCTCTGGGGTGCATGGCTCCACCCTGCACCGAAACATCCTCAGCAAT GACCTCATTAAGATCATCTATGTGGATGGGAACACTCAGGCCCTGCTGGACACTGAGCTGCCCGGGGGAGACAAAGCTGATGGGTCCCTGATGGATCCCCGAGTGGGCATTCGCTCTGTGTGTATCAGCCCCAACGGACAGCATCTCGCTTCAGGGGACCGTGTGGGCACACTCAG GGTGCATGAACTACAGTCCCTAAATGAGATGCTGAAGGTGGATGCCCATGACTCAGAAATTCTATGCCTGGAGTACTCTAAGCCAGACACAG GTCTGAAGCTCCTAGCATCAGCAAGCCGGGACCGGCTGATCCATGTGTTGGATGCTGGACGGGAGTACAGCCTACAGCAGACCTTGGACGAGCACTCATCCTCCATCACAGCTGTCAAGTTTGCAG CCAGCGATGGGCAAGTCCGCATGATAAGCTGTGGAGCAGACAAGAGCATCTACTTCCGCACTGCACAGAAG TCTGGAGATGGAGTACAGTTTACACGGACACACCACGTGGTACGGAAGACGACCCTCTATGACATGGATGTGGAGCCCAGCTGGAAGTACACAGCCATCGGCTGCCAGGATCGAAATATTCG GATATTTAACATCAGCAGCGGGAAGCAGAAGAAGCTGTTTAAAGGGTCGCAGGGTGAGGATGGCACTCTGATTAAG GTGCAGACAGACCCCTCAGGGATCTACATTGCTACCAGCTGTTCCGACAAGAACCTTTCCATTTTTGACTTCTCCTCAGGCGAGTGTGTGGCTACCATGTTTGGCCACTCAG AGATTGTCACTGGCATGAAATTTAGTAACGACTGCAAACATCTCATCTCTGTGTCAGGGGACAG CTGCATATTCGTGTGGCGCCTGAGCTCTGAGATGACCATCAGCATGAGGCAGCGTCTGGCCGACCTGCGGCAGCACCAGCGGGGGGGCAAGCAGCAAGGACCGTCCTCTCCCCAAAGGGCTGCTGGGCCCAACCG GCATGAGGCCCCATCGATGCTATCTCCTGGACTAGCTCTCTCATCAGACAGTGACAAGGAGGGAGAAGACGAGGGCACTGAAGAAGAAGAACTTCCAGCTCTGCCCATCCTTGCCAAGGGTACCAAGAAAGAGCCAG CCTCGGTGCCCAGCGCAGCCCTGCCCCGAAGCCTGTCCCACTGGGAGATGAGTCGG gCACAGGAGACAGAGGAGTTCCTGGATCCAGCTCCTGCAGCCAACCAAGGACCCAGAAGAAGGGGGCGCTGGGCTCAGCCAGGCGTGGAGCTGAGTGTTCGCTCCATGCTGGACCTGCGGCAGCTGGAGGCGCTGGCCCCAACTCCTCGGGGCCCTAGCCAGGACTCTCCGGCTGTGAGCCCTTCAGGTCCTGGGAAGCATGGTTGGCAGGCCCCTGAGACCTCACATGCTGGCCAG AATGAAAAGCGCCCCCGgcctcaggcttcccaacccTGTTCCTGCCCCCACATTATCCGATTGTTGTCCCAAGATGAAGGGGTCTTTGCCCAAGAACTGGAGCCTGCACCCATCGAAGACGGTATTGTCTACCCGGAGCCGAGTGACAGCCCCACCCTGGATACCAG TGAGTTCCAGGTGCAGGCACCAGCCCGAGGGACCCTGGGAAGAGTGTACGCCGGCAGCAGGGGCTCAGAGAAGCACAGCCCTGACAGTGCCTGCTCCGTGGACTTCAGCAGCAGTCGCCTTTCCAGCCCTGAGCATCCCAATGAAG ACTCCGAGAGCACGGAGCCCCTGAGTGTGGATGGCATTTCCTCAGACCTTGAAGAGCCAGCCGAGGgtgatgaggaagaggaggaagaggagggaggcacTGGCCCCTACGGGGTGCAGGAAGGCAGCCCCCATACCCCGGACCAGGAGCAGTTTCTAAAACAGCACTTTGAGACTCTGGCCAATGGGGCTGCTCCAG GGGGCCCAGTCCGGGTACCAGAGCGGACAGAGTCTCGGAGCATCTCCTCACGATTCCTGTTGCAAGTGCAGAGCCCCGGACTCAG GGAACCATCCCCATCTTCCTCAAGCCTGGCAATGACATCAAGGCCAGCCCAGGTGCCGCAGGCTTCTGGCGAGCAGCTGAGAGGCAGTGGTGCCAATCCTCCAGGAGCACCCCCGGAGGCGGGGCCTTCCCTCGGGAACCCTGGCCCCCAGCAGGCAGCCCCTGTGCTGTTGCCACGACGCCGTCTCAACCGGGACAGTAGCTGGGCCCCCAAGAGAGTGGCCACAGCCAGCACCTCAGGTGGACTCCAGAAAGCCCAGTCGGTGCAGAGTCTGGTGCCACAGG ATGAGGCCCCTCCACCAGGCCCGTTGCTCTTACAGGAGATGGAGGCCCAGGAGCGCCTGTGCTCCCTGCCCCAAGCTGACAGCCGTCTGTCTCAGCCCCACTCCTACCGGAACCCCACCACCAGTTCCATGGCCAAGATATCCCGCAGCATCTCTGTTGGGGAGAACCTGGGCCTGGCTGCCGAACCTCAAGCTCCTGCCCCCATCCGAGTCTCGCCACTCAGCAAGCTGGCCCTGCCCAGCCGGGCTCACCTGGTCCTGGATATCCCAAAGCCACTGCCTGATCGCCCTACCCTGGCCACATTCTCACCTGCTACCAAGGGCCAGGCCCCTGGTGAGGCAGAACAGCCTGGCCCCCCAGTGGGCCTAGCGAAGGCTCACAGTACATCTGAGAGACGGGCCTGTTTGGGGGAGGGTGCCACTCCCAAGCCTAGGACCGAGGGCCAGGCTCAGCCTGGGCCCAACAGTCCCCGTGCCCAGCAGCTGCCGGTCAGCATCCTCCTCCGAGGCCCTGAGAGCCTGCAGTCCCCACCCCCTGAGAAGGCTCCCAGCCCTGTGGAATGCACCAGGCCGGGGGCAGCCCAGAGCCGGGACTCAG AACCAGCCGTGAGCCTGGAGCAGTGCGAACAGCTTGTGGCAGAGCTACAGGGCAGTGTGCGCCAGGCCGTGCAGCTCTACCACTTG GTGGCCAGCTGCAAGACACCCTCAGCAGAGCAAAGTCGCATCACCCAGCTCCTCAGAAACACCTTCTCCTCCGTGCGGCAGGAGCTAGAGGCCCTGGCCGGGGCCGTGTTGTCCAGCCCAGGCGGGAGCCCTGGGACCGCGGGCGCCGAGCAGACACAGGCCCTGCTGGAGCAATACTCAGAGCTGCTGCTTCGAGCCGTGGAGCGGCGCATGGAACGCAGACTCTGA